The proteins below are encoded in one region of Pongo pygmaeus isolate AG05252 chromosome 20, NHGRI_mPonPyg2-v2.0_pri, whole genome shotgun sequence:
- the EID2B gene encoding EP300-interacting inhibitor of differentiation 2B yields MAEPAGLSEMSELPGDSSVPQVGTASGVSDVLRGAVGGGVRVQEARDPVAEAARSMARVPGPVPGPIPSSVPDLASAPDPHQQLSFLEINRQLLFREYLDGSSMIPVRLLRDFEERRRLFVEGCKAREAAFDADPPQMDFAAVAFTVALTASEALSPLAD; encoded by the coding sequence ATGGCGGAGCCGGCTGGGCTGTCGGAGATGTCCGAGCTCCCCGGAGACAGCAGTGTCCCACAGGTGGGCACAGCGAGTGGCGTCAGCGACGTACTGCGGGGGGCAGTCGGCGGCGGGGTTCGGGTGCAGGAGGCCCGGGACCCAGTGGCCGAAGCTGCGCGGTCCATGGCGCGGGTGCCGGGCCCTGTGCCCGGGCCCATCCCCAGCAGCGTCCCAGACCTGGCGTCCGCGCCAGACCCCCATCAGCAGCTCTCTTTCTTAGAAATTAACCGGCAGCTGTTGTTCCGCGAGTATCTGGATGGTAGCTCCATGATTCCGGTCAGATTACTACGGGATTTCGAGGAACGCCGCAGGCTGTTTGTGGAAGGCTGCAAGGCGAGGGAAGCAGCCTTTGACGCGGATCCCCCGCAGATGGACTTCGCTGCTGTCGCGTTTACGGTAGCGCTGACTGCCTCCGAGGCCCTCAGTCCTCTGGCCGACTGA
- the EID2 gene encoding EP300-interacting inhibitor of differentiation 2, with protein MSKLPADSSVPQTGAANGDRDVPQAEVGRGRREPAPAQPEEAGEGAMAAARGGPVPAAREGRMAAARGAPAAAARGAPVAAAALARAAAAGRESPAAAAAREARMAEVARLLGEPVDEEGPEGRPRSRHGNGGLAALPYLRLRHPLSVLGINYQQFLRHYLENYPIAPGRIQELEERRRRFVEACRAREAAFDAEYQRNPHRVDLDILTFTIALTASEVINPLIEELGCDKFINRE; from the coding sequence ATGTCCAAGCTGCCCGCAGACAGCAGTGTCCCGCAGACAGGCGCGGCGAATGGTGACAGAGACGTCCCGCAGGCGGAGGTAGGCCGCGGGAGGCGGGAGCCGGCCCCGGCACAGCctgaggaggctggggaaggcGCGATGGCGGCAGCCAGGGGAGGCCCGGTGCCGGCGGCCAGGGAAGGTCGGATGGCGGCGGCCAGGGGAGCCCCGGCGGCGGCAGCCAGGGGAGCCCCGGTGGCAGCGGCGGCGTTGGCCAGGGCAGCCGCGGCGGGCAGGGAAagcccggcggcggcggcggccaggGAAGCCCGGATGGCGGAGGTCGCCCGCTTGCTGGGGGAGCCAGTGGACGAAGAGGGTCCCGAGGGCAGGCCCAGGTCCAGGCACGGGAACGGAGGCCTGGCTGCGTTGCCCTATCTCCGTCTCCGCCACCCACTTAGCGTTTTAGGAATCAATTACCAGCAGTTTCTTCGCCACTATCTGGAAAATTACCCGATTGCTCCAGGCAGAATACAAGAGCTTGAAGAACGCCGCAGGCGATTCGTGGAAGCCTGCAGAGCAAGGGAAGCAGCGTTTGATGCCGAATATCAGCGAAATCCTCACAGGGTGGACCTCGATATTTTAACCTTTACGATAGCTCTGACTGCCTCTGAAGTTATCAACCCTCTGATAGAAGAACTTGGTTGCGATAAGTTTATCAATAGAGAATAG